Below is a genomic region from Mycolicibacter hiberniae.
CTGTCCTGACACTCATCGCGAACCCCCGGGAATCCCGTTGTAGGGGAATGGGAATTCCGCCCGCGGACCGGCGTTGTCGGGCGGCTGGCCGGCGTTGACTCCGCGACGGAATCCGAGTGCGTAGTCGAGGAACGGCTGGATCGCCGGCCCGGGAAGCAGATTGGACGCAAATCCGTTGTAGTAGAACCCGTTGTTGACGGCCTCACCTTGCGTCAGCTGGTATTTGGCCAGGCCCTTGAGGGACTTCTCCAGATTGTCGCGGTTGCGTTCAAGCATCTCCGCGACCTTGTTGAGCTGCGTGAGCGTAGGAGCCAGTTCCTGCTCGTTGTCATCGACGAGCCCGGAAAGTTGCTGTGCCACGGCGGAGGTATTGGCCAGCAGGTCGACAATCGCGTGGCGACGATCCTGTAACACCGCCAGTAAGTCGTCGGCATTGAGGATCAGCCGATTCACCTGCTCACTGCGTTCGGCCAGGACCCCGGTGACATCGGCGGCCGAGGAAAGCAGGGCGCTCAACGACTCGTTTCGGTTGTTCAGCGACTTGGACAACCGACTCACCCCTTCGAAGGTGGGGGCCAGTTGAGGCGCCAGTCGCTCGATGGTCGCCGACAACGTGTCCAGAGACTGGTTGATGGTCGCGGTGTCGGTCGCCGCGGTGTTCGAGGTGAACTCCCCGAGCGCGTCGGTCAGCGAATACGGCGAGGCGGTGCGGGTCAGCGGGATGACGCCGAGAGCGCCGATACTGCCGGGACCGCGCGGTTCGATGACCAGGACCCGCTCACCGAGCAGCGTCGCGATTCCGATGTGCGCTGTGGTGTCGACGCCGAGTCGCACCCGACTGTCGACGGCGAAGCTCACCCGCGCCTTGCCGTGATCGAGGGAAACCCTGGACACCGTGCCGACGTTGACGCCCGACACCTTCACATTGTTGCCGGCAGCCAGGCCGCCGGCCTCGGCGAACAACGCCTGGTATCGGATCGACGTCGCCATCGCCAGGAGCTGCTTGGGTTGCAACCCGACCATGATGATCAGCACTATCAGCACAAGACCAACGAATCCCAGACGAACAAGCGATGATTCCCGGTACTTCAACATCAGGGCTCTCCGCACCTTCCGGTGTTCTGGACGACCCAGGGGAAGTGAGCCGTACGGCCCTGCAGATCAGTGACCCGAACCGAGACGCCGCAGATGTAGAGGTTCAGCCAACTGCCATACGAGCCCAGACGGACCAGTTTGCGATAGTTCTGGGGAGTCTTCTGCATCAGCAGGTCAAGCCTGGCCAGGTCGGTTTCGTTCGCCAGCAGCGGGGCAAGTCGGGTCAGCTGATCCACCGTTCCCGACAGCGGTGAGCGGGCCTGGGTCAACAGGCCGGCCAACGAGGCCGTCCCATTGTCGAGCGCCGTGATGGCTTGGCCGATCGGATCGCGCTCGGCGGCCAGACCGCTCACCAGGCGCTCGAGGCCGTCAACCGTGCCGGAGAACTTCTTCCCGTCCTGCGACAGCACCGCCAGGGTGTCGTCGAGATTGGCGATGAGCTGCTCCACGACGTTTCCGTTGTCGGCCAATGCGTTTGTGAACGACGACGTTCTGGTGAACAACGACTCCAGGTCACCGCCCTGTCCCTGCAGGATCTGAATCAACGAGCTGGTCAGCGAGTTGACGTCGTCGGGATTGAGACCCTGGATGACGGGCTTGAGACCGCCGAGCAGCAGGTCGAGGTTCAGGGCCGGCTCAGTCTGTTCGACACCGAAGCGAGATCCCGGTGGCCGGATCCTGGTCGACCCCGGCTCGTCGATGAGCTCCAAGTAGCGGTCGCCAACCAGATTCAGGTAGCGAACAGCGACTTTGGTGCTCTCGGTCAGCCGCACATTGTCGTCGGCGTCGAAGGACACCAGGACGGTATTGTCGCGTTGCAGAGCGATCTTGCGGACGGTGCCGACGCGAATGCCGGCGACGCGCACAGAATGTCCGGCCTTGAGGCTGGAGGCATCCTGGAAGACCGCTGAGTAGGCGTTGGTGGCGCCGGACCGGTATTGGCTGAAGATCGCGAGCATGACAGCGGTCAACATCACCATCGTCAGACCGAACGCACCGAACTTGGCCGCCGTCTTGCCGAGGCCGCTCATCCTGGCTGACCGATCTGTGCGCCGTT
It encodes:
- a CDS encoding MCE family protein, with product MLKYRESSLVRLGFVGLVLIVLIIMVGLQPKQLLAMATSIRYQALFAEAGGLAAGNNVKVSGVNVGTVSRVSLDHGKARVSFAVDSRVRLGVDTTAHIGIATLLGERVLVIEPRGPGSIGALGVIPLTRTASPYSLTDALGEFTSNTAATDTATINQSLDTLSATIERLAPQLAPTFEGVSRLSKSLNNRNESLSALLSSAADVTGVLAERSEQVNRLILNADDLLAVLQDRRHAIVDLLANTSAVAQQLSGLVDDNEQELAPTLTQLNKVAEMLERNRDNLEKSLKGLAKYQLTQGEAVNNGFYYNGFASNLLPGPAIQPFLDYALGFRRGVNAGQPPDNAGPRAEFPFPYNGIPGGSR
- a CDS encoding MCE family protein — its product is MSGLGKTAAKFGAFGLTMVMLTAVMLAIFSQYRSGATNAYSAVFQDASSLKAGHSVRVAGIRVGTVRKIALQRDNTVLVSFDADDNVRLTESTKVAVRYLNLVGDRYLELIDEPGSTRIRPPGSRFGVEQTEPALNLDLLLGGLKPVIQGLNPDDVNSLTSSLIQILQGQGGDLESLFTRTSSFTNALADNGNVVEQLIANLDDTLAVLSQDGKKFSGTVDGLERLVSGLAAERDPIGQAITALDNGTASLAGLLTQARSPLSGTVDQLTRLAPLLANETDLARLDLLMQKTPQNYRKLVRLGSYGSWLNLYICGVSVRVTDLQGRTAHFPWVVQNTGRCGEP